One genomic segment of Anopheles merus strain MAF unplaced genomic scaffold, AmerM5.1 LNR4000441, whole genome shotgun sequence includes these proteins:
- the LOC121602409 gene encoding protein goliath-like, whose protein sequence is MMSALSHQVNMNNFLSLLVGASLVAANSSPSHDIASLSQPTEFSNGVSSFALPAEDRMAIESSTLAYLNYSFTGPDGHLIEFGSESAKYGEGRVLNRSGLLVHISNSANHSDHTGCSKQWSGTLGGTIPERDAPWIALVRRGSCNFEDKVKHAYERGAAGIIIYNDKNDTKLEKMKINDKERNITAVFTTNAMGRELIEILEVHRSVVQMRIIEGSRQFRNLGNINRTSVLFVSISFIVLMIISLVWLVFYYVQRFRYLQTKDKQSKRLCSVAKRIIAKIPTKSIKSDDKEIDNDCCAICIEPYKVTDVIRVLPCKHEFHKVCIDPWLLEHRTCPMCKMDILKHYGFVFTGSQESILQLDMDMEEGDLIDDRSSTDGGYQRRNSVSPLPQIRASNENQISRSSSDSDSEQEQSSPGRRSAQARIKRDSQQNHDEMIPQDGDICVGCLAAALNRKQKNNDTCAITDDVDSDSYAAETNGSKSLPATLKKYKGNHSTGSCRGMNPPDHYHPYPHSNNRGSKDYQTQDSQQSARDDANAPHSSKISFKFYKTDRGQPRKTRTPLRNLIPQSISAPCDTDSSLRVCIHSSPEQLSKEASTSKLDAMESNNK, encoded by the exons ATGATGTCTGCGTTAAGCCACCAGGTGAACATGAACAATTTTCTGTCGCTCCTGGTGGGCGCCTCTTTAGTCGCGGCAAATTCATCTCCGAGCCACGATATAGCTTCTCTGTCACAGCCAACCGAGTTCAGTAATGGAGTTTCATCGTTTGCTTTGCCGGCAGAAGATCGAATGGCCATTGAGAGCTCCACGCTGGCCTATCTAAACTATAGCTTTACAGGGCCGGATGGGCACTTGATAGAGTTCGGCAGCGAAAGCGCAAAGTATGGTGAAGGACGAGTTTTGAATCGAAGTGGACTATTGGTGCACATCAGCAACAGTGCTAACCATTCAGACCATACCGGATGTTCGAAGCAATGGTCCGGTACGCTCGGTGGAACAATTCCGGAGCGCGATGCACCCTGGATTGCACTAGTACGTCGTGGTAGTTGTAATTTCGAAGACAAGGTTAAACATGCATACGAGCGCGGTGCTGCAGGGATCATTATCTATAATGATAAGAATGATACAAAGTTGGAAAAAATGAAGATCAACGATAAAGAGC GAAACATTACTGCAGTCTTCACCACCAATGCAATGGGGCGTGAGCTTATTGAAATTTTGGAAGTTCATAGATCCGTTGTGCAAATGCGCATAATTGAAGGATCTCGTCAGTTCCGCAACCTAGGAAACATTAATCG AACGTCTGTgctgtttgtttcaatttcattcattgTACTAATGATAATTTCCCTGGTTTGGTTAGTATTTTACTATGTGCAACGGTTCCGGTATTTGCAAACCAAAGACAAACAATCA AAACGACTCTGCAGTGTCGCAAAGCGGATTATAGCAAAAATCCCTACCAAGAGTATTAAATCAGATGACAAg GAAATCGATAATGATTGCTGTGCCATCTGCATCGAACCGTATAAAGTAACTGATGTTATACGTGTTCTGCCGTGCAA GCACGAGTTCCATAAGGTCTGCATAGATCCATGGCTACTTGAGCATCGTACCTGCCCAATGTGCAAAATGGACATTCTGAAGCATTATGGCTTTGTG TTTACGGGTAGTCAAGAAAGTATTCTTCAACTAGACATGGACATGGAAGAAGGAGATCTTATTGACGACAGAAGCAGCACGGATGGAGGATATCAAAGACGTAACAGTGTCAGTCCTTTACCTCAAATAAGAGCCTCGAATGAAAATCAG ATATCACGCAGTTCTTCTGATTCAGATTCCGAACAAGAACAGTCATCGCCTGGTCGACGTTCGGCTCAAGCACGAATTAAGCGTGATAGCCAACAAAATCATGATGAGATGATACCGCAGGACGGCGACATTTGTGTAGGCTGTCTTGCAGCAGCGTTAAAcaggaaacagaaaaacaatgATACCTGTGCTATTACAGACGATGTGGACAGTGAT TCTTACGCCGCTGAGACAAACGGTTCCAAAAGTCTACCAGCAAcactaaaaaaatacaagGGTAACCATTCAACCGGATCTTGTCGCGGTATGAATCCTCCAGACCATTATCATCCGTATCCTCATAGTAACAACCGTGGCAGCAAAGATTACCAGACTCAAGATTCGCAACAATCCGCTCGTGATGATGCAAACGCGCCACATTCATCGAAAATTTCATTCAAGTTTTATAAAACTGATCGCGGTCAGCCACGTAAAACACGAACACCGCTCCGCAACTTAATTCCTCAATCGATTTCAGCACCCTGTGATACTGACAGCTCGTTGCGCGTATGCATCCATAGCAGCCCAGAGCAGCTTTCAAAAGAGGCTTCTACATCCAAGTTGGATGCAATGGAATCCAACAACAAATAG